Proteins co-encoded in one Sporosarcina sp. FSL K6-1522 genomic window:
- the ileS gene encoding isoleucine--tRNA ligase, with amino-acid sequence MEYKDTLLMPKTDFPMRGGLPTNEPKMQEKWEEMDIYKKVQERTQGRPFFVLHDGPPYANGDLHMGHAMNKVLKDMIVRHKSMTGFHAPYVPGWDTHGLPIEQALVNKGVKRKEHSLAEFRKMCEDYAYGQIDNQRTQFKRIGVRGDWDNPYITLKPAFEARQIQVFGDMAKKGYIYKGLKPVYWSPSSESALAEAEIEYQDKKSPSIYVAFPVKDGLGVLDTDVKFLIWTTTPWTIPANLGISVHPEFTYAIVNTGEEKILIAKDLVAFVAEELGWENHTIERELKGSELDRVVAQHPLYERDSLVMLGEHVTAEAGTGCVHTAPGHGEDDFYVSKSYGIDALSPIDDRGVMTEEAPGFAGLFYEDANKAVTEALEKVGALKKLSFITHSYPHDWRTKKPVIYRATAQWFASIESFRTELLDAINNTKFTPSWGETRLYNMVRDRGDWCISRQRVWGVPIPVFYAENGEAIITDETIANVSELFREHGSNVWFEREAKDLLPEGFTHEGSPNGLFTKETDIMDVWFDSGSTHQGVLVERDDLVYPADLYLEGSDQYRGWFNSSLTTSVAINGHAPYKGLLSHGFTLDKDGRKMSKSLGNVIVPSKIMNQLGADILRLWVSSVDYTADVRVSDSNFKQVSEVYRKIRNTLRFLHGNTSDFNPATDAVAFADLRPVDKYVYVKLQDLIKEVREAYDNYEFASVYHAINNFCTGELSSFYLDIAKDVVYIEGVDHHHRRAMQTVMYETLIALLKVLTPILPHTTDEMWAYIEHEHEESVQLTDMPEAQDLGDEAQALRERFATLMLVRDDVLKALEEARNAKVIGKSLEAKVTVALPENLQGIFAAEDIDFAQFFIVSKFVEGDSSNMPEGTLQLDTVKVLVEQADGDKCDRCWTISETVGQDETHATICARCADVVNKYYA; translated from the coding sequence ATGGAGTACAAAGACACATTACTAATGCCTAAAACAGACTTCCCAATGCGTGGAGGTTTACCAACTAACGAGCCGAAGATGCAAGAGAAATGGGAAGAGATGGACATCTACAAAAAAGTGCAAGAGCGCACGCAAGGACGTCCATTCTTCGTATTGCACGATGGACCACCATATGCAAACGGCGACCTGCATATGGGCCATGCGATGAACAAAGTATTAAAAGATATGATTGTTCGTCACAAATCAATGACGGGCTTCCATGCACCGTACGTTCCAGGTTGGGACACACATGGTTTACCGATTGAGCAAGCGCTCGTTAATAAAGGCGTGAAGCGCAAAGAGCATTCACTCGCTGAATTCCGTAAGATGTGTGAAGACTATGCCTATGGACAAATCGATAACCAGCGGACACAATTCAAGCGGATTGGGGTTCGCGGTGATTGGGATAACCCATACATCACACTAAAGCCTGCATTTGAAGCGCGTCAAATCCAAGTTTTTGGTGATATGGCGAAAAAGGGCTACATCTATAAAGGACTAAAACCGGTTTACTGGTCTCCATCAAGTGAATCTGCACTTGCAGAGGCAGAAATCGAATACCAAGATAAAAAATCACCATCGATCTACGTTGCATTCCCTGTCAAAGATGGCTTAGGCGTTCTTGATACAGATGTAAAATTCCTCATCTGGACAACGACACCATGGACAATTCCGGCAAACCTTGGGATCTCTGTACACCCAGAATTCACGTATGCAATTGTCAATACAGGCGAAGAGAAAATTCTTATCGCGAAAGATCTTGTTGCTTTCGTGGCAGAAGAACTTGGCTGGGAAAACCATACGATTGAGCGCGAGCTGAAAGGTTCAGAATTGGACCGCGTTGTGGCACAGCATCCATTGTATGAGCGTGATTCATTAGTTATGCTTGGCGAACACGTAACGGCTGAAGCGGGAACAGGCTGTGTTCATACAGCGCCTGGTCACGGGGAAGATGACTTCTACGTGTCGAAATCTTACGGTATTGACGCACTTTCACCGATTGATGACCGTGGGGTTATGACAGAAGAAGCACCTGGTTTCGCAGGTTTGTTCTACGAAGATGCCAATAAAGCTGTAACGGAGGCGCTTGAAAAAGTAGGCGCATTGAAGAAATTATCCTTCATCACGCACTCGTATCCGCATGATTGGCGTACAAAGAAGCCGGTTATCTACCGTGCGACTGCACAATGGTTTGCTTCTATCGAGTCATTCCGTACAGAATTGCTTGATGCAATCAACAATACGAAATTCACGCCATCATGGGGTGAGACGCGTCTGTATAATATGGTGCGCGATCGTGGAGATTGGTGTATTTCTCGTCAGCGCGTATGGGGTGTTCCAATTCCGGTCTTCTACGCAGAAAACGGCGAAGCAATCATTACAGATGAAACGATTGCCAATGTCTCAGAATTGTTCCGCGAACATGGTTCAAACGTTTGGTTTGAAAGAGAAGCGAAAGATCTTCTACCAGAAGGCTTTACACATGAAGGTAGCCCGAATGGTCTCTTTACAAAAGAAACGGACATTATGGACGTTTGGTTTGACTCAGGTTCAACACACCAAGGTGTGTTAGTAGAACGCGATGACCTTGTTTACCCAGCGGACTTGTATTTGGAAGGATCTGACCAGTATCGTGGTTGGTTTAACTCTTCATTGACAACAAGTGTTGCCATCAATGGCCATGCACCTTATAAAGGTCTACTAAGCCATGGTTTCACGCTGGATAAAGATGGACGTAAAATGAGTAAATCACTCGGAAATGTCATTGTCCCTTCGAAAATTATGAACCAGCTTGGTGCAGATATTCTTCGCCTTTGGGTATCGTCTGTTGATTACACAGCGGATGTACGAGTGTCTGATTCGAACTTTAAACAAGTGTCAGAAGTGTATCGTAAAATCCGTAACACGTTACGTTTCCTACATGGGAATACATCGGACTTTAATCCGGCGACAGATGCAGTGGCATTTGCTGATTTACGTCCAGTAGACAAATACGTCTATGTGAAATTACAGGATTTAATCAAAGAAGTTCGCGAAGCATATGACAACTATGAGTTCGCAAGCGTCTACCACGCAATCAACAACTTCTGTACGGGTGAACTGAGCTCGTTCTATCTTGATATTGCGAAAGATGTTGTCTATATCGAAGGTGTTGACCATCATCATCGTCGTGCAATGCAGACAGTGATGTATGAAACACTGATTGCGTTGTTGAAAGTATTGACGCCAATTTTACCGCATACAACAGACGAAATGTGGGCATATATCGAGCATGAGCACGAGGAAAGTGTACAGCTGACAGATATGCCGGAAGCGCAAGATCTTGGAGATGAAGCACAAGCATTGCGTGAACGCTTCGCGACATTGATGCTCGTTCGTGATGATGTGTTGAAAGCATTGGAAGAAGCAAGAAATGCAAAAGTCATTGGGAAATCGCTTGAGGCGAAAGTGACGGTTGCACTTCCTGAGAATTTACAAGGAATCTTTGCGGCAGAGGATATCGATTTCGCACAATTCTTCATCGTTTCGAAGTTTGTGGAAGGCGACTCTTCAAATATGCCTGAGGGCACGTTGCAATTAGATACAGTTAAAGTCCTCGTTGAACAAGCTGACGGTGACAAATGTGACCGTTGCTGGACGATTTCTGAAACAGTTGGTCAGGATGAAACACATGCAACAATCTGTGCGCGCTGTGCGGACGTTGTGAACAAGTATTACGCGTAA
- a CDS encoding DivIVA domain-containing protein, translating to MALSPLDIHNKEFGRGFRGYDEDEVNEFLEQVMKDYENVLEENKALKNSLKQSQEQVSHFNSIEETLHKSIMVAQEASEDVRRNAMKESKLIVKEAEKNADRIVNEALSRARKVSVEVEELKKQSKVFRTRFKMLIEAQLDLIEAEDWDNLLEYELDAEQLEIAAGKEE from the coding sequence ATGGCTCTATCACCACTTGATATACATAACAAAGAATTCGGCCGTGGATTTCGTGGATATGACGAAGACGAAGTAAATGAATTTCTAGAACAAGTAATGAAAGACTATGAAAATGTACTTGAAGAAAACAAGGCATTGAAAAATAGTTTGAAACAATCACAAGAGCAAGTCTCTCACTTTAATTCGATTGAAGAGACGTTGCATAAATCGATTATGGTTGCACAAGAAGCTTCGGAAGATGTCCGCCGAAATGCGATGAAAGAGTCCAAACTGATCGTTAAAGAAGCAGAGAAAAATGCAGATCGAATTGTTAATGAAGCCCTTTCGCGTGCACGAAAAGTATCAGTGGAAGTGGAAGAACTGAAAAAACAATCGAAAGTGTTCCGCACACGTTTTAAAATGCTTATCGAAGCACAACTCGATTTGATTGAAGCGGAAGACTGGGATAATTTACTTGAATATGAACTGGATGCGGAGCAATTAGAAATCGCAGCGGGAAAAGAAGAGTAA
- a CDS encoding YlmH/Sll1252 family protein, which translates to METIMQHFRKEEQPFIETAIGWVREVEDTYAPKLTGFLDPRQRFIVEAVAGGTGLLVASSGAFSEAERQRVLLYPDYYVPNVDDYQITVVNVKYASKFLTLEHKDVLGSMMSLGIDRSKFGDIRIGDDEVQFAIADELKDYMTANFISVGKVKVTVEAVQDAHTFIDSTDTWVEEMHIVSSLRLDVVVAALMNISRQKSASLIHGEKIKVNWAVRNQPSFELHELDMLSLRGAGRFKVLAIEGRTRKDKIRLMMGKLE; encoded by the coding sequence ATGGAAACGATCATGCAACATTTTAGAAAAGAGGAGCAGCCTTTTATCGAAACGGCTATTGGCTGGGTTCGCGAGGTGGAAGATACCTATGCACCTAAGTTGACTGGGTTTCTAGATCCGAGGCAGCGATTTATTGTAGAGGCGGTAGCTGGGGGAACTGGATTATTGGTTGCATCTTCTGGTGCTTTTTCTGAAGCGGAACGGCAGCGGGTTTTGCTCTATCCGGATTATTATGTTCCGAATGTAGATGACTATCAAATCACGGTCGTTAACGTAAAGTATGCATCGAAGTTTCTGACCTTGGAGCATAAGGATGTGCTTGGATCGATGATGTCCCTCGGTATTGACCGTTCGAAGTTTGGCGATATTCGAATCGGCGATGACGAGGTGCAGTTCGCGATTGCAGATGAATTGAAGGATTATATGACGGCGAATTTCATCTCGGTCGGTAAAGTAAAAGTGACCGTGGAAGCAGTTCAAGATGCACATACATTTATCGATTCAACGGATACTTGGGTTGAAGAGATGCATATTGTTAGCTCATTGCGTTTGGACGTCGTCGTTGCGGCATTGATGAATATTTCGCGTCAAAAATCAGCATCTCTCATTCACGGTGAAAAGATTAAAGTGAACTGGGCTGTGCGCAACCAGCCGTCTTTCGAACTGCATGAATTGGACATGCTATCGCTCAGAGGAGCAGGTCGATTTAAAGTGTTGGCTATCGAGGGACGGACGCGTAAAGATAAAATTCGGTTGATGATGGGGAAGTTGGAATAA
- a CDS encoding YggT family protein — protein MIETILLLYTWINQAINLYLILLFIYILMSWVPSTRETKFGKILEKIVEPYLAFFRRFIPPLGMIDFSPIVAILVLNLLIRSGVREVFNLILKFVS, from the coding sequence ATGATAGAAACGATTTTGTTACTTTATACGTGGATCAATCAAGCAATTAACCTGTATTTGATACTCCTATTTATTTACATTTTGATGTCTTGGGTTCCTTCTACTCGGGAAACAAAGTTTGGTAAAATTCTTGAAAAAATCGTTGAACCTTACTTGGCGTTCTTCAGACGTTTTATCCCACCACTAGGGATGATTGATTTCTCGCCAATTGTTGCGATTTTAGTGTTAAATCTATTGATCAGAAGCGGTGTTCGCGAAGTATTCAATTTGATTTTGAAATTCGTTTCGTGA
- a CDS encoding cell division protein SepF, giving the protein MSIKNKFEKWFYLDDEEVEVQQQPRREEPRVAQQEPQPKKVPMRKQSVGEGQQTGTVVSLQSVQKSSKVILVEPRVYAEAQDISEHLKNKRAVVVNLQRIERDQGIRIVDFLSGTVYALGGDIQRIGTDIFLCVPDNVEVAGAITDYFER; this is encoded by the coding sequence ATGAGCATAAAAAATAAGTTTGAGAAATGGTTTTATCTTGATGACGAGGAAGTGGAAGTACAACAACAGCCAAGACGTGAGGAACCACGCGTTGCTCAGCAAGAACCACAGCCAAAGAAAGTACCCATGCGCAAGCAATCGGTAGGGGAAGGGCAACAAACGGGGACGGTGGTTAGTTTGCAAAGTGTCCAAAAATCGTCTAAAGTTATCCTTGTCGAACCACGTGTTTATGCTGAGGCTCAAGATATCTCCGAGCATTTGAAAAACAAGCGAGCCGTTGTCGTTAATTTGCAACGGATTGAACGCGATCAGGGAATTCGAATTGTCGACTTCCTGAGTGGTACAGTCTATGCGCTTGGTGGCGATATTCAGCGTATTGGCACAGATATTTTTCTTTGTGTGCCTGACAATGTGGAAGTTGCGGGTGCAATTACCGATTACTTTGAACGATAG
- a CDS encoding YggS family pyridoxal phosphate-dependent enzyme, translated as MANLQQRIQEIEQNIQAACQQAGRDRSAITVVAVTKEVSAARASEMIEAGFDQLGENRPEVLLAKQQEIETGATWHFIGNVQSRKVKDVINRVDYLHSVDRLSLVKEIQKRASQPIDCFIQVNVSGEATKSGVAPDELQQFIEEVANYDKVRVIGLMTMAPFTEDMAMIRTVFRSLRELRDEISALQLQYAPCTQLSMGMSNDYSIAIEEGATHVRIGTALVGGAESEGDA; from the coding sequence GTGGCTAATTTACAACAACGGATTCAGGAAATTGAACAAAATATACAAGCTGCCTGTCAACAGGCGGGACGTGACAGATCAGCGATTACGGTTGTTGCTGTTACAAAGGAAGTTTCAGCAGCAAGAGCGTCTGAGATGATAGAGGCTGGCTTTGATCAGCTAGGCGAAAATCGCCCGGAAGTGCTACTTGCGAAACAGCAAGAGATTGAAACGGGCGCAACTTGGCACTTTATCGGGAATGTTCAAAGCCGAAAAGTGAAAGACGTCATTAATCGAGTGGATTATTTACATTCTGTGGATCGACTCAGTCTCGTCAAAGAGATTCAAAAACGAGCTAGTCAGCCCATCGATTGTTTCATTCAAGTTAATGTATCAGGAGAGGCGACTAAATCAGGCGTCGCGCCTGATGAACTTCAACAGTTCATCGAAGAAGTAGCGAATTACGATAAAGTTCGTGTCATTGGCTTGATGACGATGGCACCTTTCACAGAGGATATGGCGATGATTCGTACTGTTTTTCGCTCGTTAAGAGAACTACGTGATGAAATCTCAGCACTGCAATTGCAATATGCACCTTGTACACAATTGTCTATGGGAATGTCAAACGACTATAGTATCGCAATCGAAGAAGGTGCTACCCATGTCAGAATTGGGACAGCGCTTGTCGGAGGAGCGGAGAGCGAGGGAGACGCATGA
- a CDS encoding YlmC/YmxH family sporulation protein — MKFSEIQKKEVIDATKGTFLGFVQDATIDIASGKIDSLHIGGGERSSFFEGKDKESKKVRLEDVTTIGKDIILVGKKGS, encoded by the coding sequence ATGAAGTTTTCGGAAATTCAAAAGAAGGAAGTCATTGATGCGACCAAAGGGACTTTTCTAGGGTTTGTTCAAGATGCTACCATCGATATTGCGAGTGGGAAAATTGATTCTTTGCATATCGGGGGAGGGGAACGTAGTAGCTTTTTTGAAGGGAAAGATAAGGAGTCGAAAAAAGTTCGACTTGAAGATGTTACGACAATCGGAAAAGATATCATCCTTGTCGGCAAAAAAGGATCGTGA
- the sigG gene encoding RNA polymerase sporulation sigma factor SigG encodes MVRTRVEICGIDTSELPLLTNEVMKATFIRLQSGDHSAREELVIGNLRLVLSLVQRFAYRGEQADDLFQVGCIGLLKSIDNFDLKHNVRFSTYAVPMIIGEIKRHLRDHHSVRVSRSLRDIAYKAIKAKEQFINDHQREPKLSDLSEITDIPADDILFALDAIQDPMSLHEPINGEGGDPVFMMDQLQDKTVSEERWLTYVSVKETVSGMDERQQAILSKRFYLGQTQTEIAKELGISQAQISRLEKNAVKIIRDGMDQKI; translated from the coding sequence ATGGTACGTACAAGGGTGGAAATATGCGGAATTGATACGTCCGAATTACCATTACTCACGAATGAAGTGATGAAAGCAACTTTCATTAGGTTACAAAGTGGGGATCATTCGGCGAGAGAAGAACTTGTGATTGGTAATTTGCGACTGGTATTAAGTCTCGTTCAGCGGTTTGCTTATCGCGGAGAACAGGCGGATGATCTCTTTCAAGTGGGGTGTATCGGCCTTTTGAAATCCATTGATAACTTTGATTTGAAACACAATGTCCGATTTTCAACGTATGCAGTGCCGATGATTATTGGAGAAATTAAAAGGCATTTACGGGATCATCACTCCGTGCGCGTATCTCGTTCACTTCGGGATATTGCTTATAAGGCCATTAAAGCGAAAGAGCAATTCATCAATGATCATCAACGCGAGCCTAAGCTTTCAGATCTCTCGGAGATAACGGATATTCCCGCAGACGATATTCTGTTTGCGCTTGATGCTATACAAGATCCGATGTCACTCCATGAGCCAATTAATGGTGAAGGAGGAGACCCAGTGTTTATGATGGACCAGCTACAAGATAAAACGGTTTCAGAAGAGCGCTGGTTGACGTATGTCTCTGTTAAAGAGACGGTATCGGGTATGGATGAACGGCAACAGGCCATTCTTTCTAAGCGATTTTATTTGGGACAAACGCAGACTGAAATTGCGAAAGAGCTTGGCATCTCACAGGCACAAATATCGCGATTGGAAAAAAATGCGGTGAAAATTATTCGAGATGGCATGGATCAGAAAATATAA
- the sigE gene encoding RNA polymerase sporulation sigma factor SigE, with protein sequence MLHELKKWMSVIATFFKRKNGTYYIGGHESLPKPLTREEEAETIRAFMEGDMQARDTLIEKNLRLVVYIARRFDNTNTHIEDLISIGAIGLIKAIETFKVDKNIKLATYASRCIENEILMHLRKTNRTRSEISFDEPLNSDADGNELLLSDILGTDEHIIIDDVEKKIARQHMIEAIMTLDERERYIMECRFGLTGQIEMTQKEVAEMLGISQSYISRLEKKIITDLRDRLNHPIA encoded by the coding sequence ATGTTGCATGAGTTGAAGAAGTGGATGTCGGTGATTGCTACCTTTTTTAAACGGAAAAATGGTACATACTATATCGGAGGTCATGAATCGCTTCCGAAGCCATTGACCCGAGAAGAAGAGGCTGAAACGATTCGGGCTTTTATGGAAGGTGATATGCAGGCGCGCGATACGTTGATTGAAAAGAACTTGCGACTCGTTGTATATATTGCCCGTCGTTTTGATAATACCAATACACATATCGAAGATTTAATTAGCATAGGTGCTATCGGGCTTATTAAGGCGATCGAAACCTTTAAGGTCGATAAAAATATTAAATTAGCCACCTATGCATCACGTTGTATTGAAAATGAAATTTTAATGCATTTGCGTAAAACCAATCGAACGCGTTCGGAAATTTCTTTCGATGAGCCGCTGAACTCAGATGCAGATGGGAATGAATTGCTGTTGTCGGATATTCTTGGAACAGACGAGCATATTATCATTGACGATGTTGAAAAGAAAATTGCGCGACAGCATATGATTGAAGCAATTATGACATTAGATGAACGCGAGCGCTATATTATGGAATGTCGTTTTGGATTGACGGGTCAAATCGAAATGACACAAAAGGAAGTGGCGGAAATGCTTGGCATTTCACAGTCTTATATTTCACGACTCGAAAAGAAAATCATTACTGATTTGCGAGACAGATTGAATCATCCAATTGCATGA
- a CDS encoding sigma-E processing peptidase SpoIIGA: MYGELIVGVNMLFNYAVLSFANKVGNVQAARRRLLFAAFAGALPVAIFPSSVAVVIASFVCMTICAFGKNFEPWKKSALMVLIGAAFAGGVLTAFQFRIQAIGTSLTVLTYAVVAYVALYFMKKKWLDVRTFRRLSTLRASSTLSIWDADIELEVYVDSGNSCTEPLSGAPVHFLSFKAVEAHIPADLSEALLAWDPQGTPSMAAFPSAYQKSLRLIRLMTVQGQSWAVGLKFDQWTVGKSGRLEPGYVVLTKNDRRYPDGAQAILHVSAMESINQEGGTVHVA; the protein is encoded by the coding sequence ATGTACGGTGAACTCATTGTAGGTGTGAATATGCTGTTTAATTATGCAGTGTTGTCATTTGCAAACAAGGTGGGGAACGTTCAAGCTGCTCGAAGACGTCTCTTGTTTGCTGCTTTTGCAGGCGCATTGCCTGTCGCTATTTTTCCATCATCTGTTGCTGTCGTGATTGCTTCTTTTGTTTGTATGACCATTTGCGCTTTCGGTAAAAATTTTGAGCCATGGAAAAAATCAGCGCTCATGGTACTGATAGGGGCGGCATTTGCGGGGGGCGTATTAACGGCTTTTCAATTTCGTATCCAAGCAATTGGCACATCGCTGACGGTTTTAACTTATGCAGTAGTTGCTTATGTTGCCTTGTATTTCATGAAAAAGAAATGGCTCGATGTCCGAACGTTTCGTCGCTTATCAACGTTGAGAGCATCGTCCACCCTGTCGATATGGGATGCGGATATTGAGTTAGAGGTGTACGTCGATTCGGGCAATAGCTGTACAGAGCCGTTATCAGGCGCACCTGTTCATTTTTTGTCATTTAAAGCAGTGGAAGCACATATCCCTGCGGATCTATCGGAAGCATTGCTTGCTTGGGATCCACAAGGGACACCTTCGATGGCGGCATTTCCGTCAGCTTATCAAAAGTCGCTGCGTTTAATTCGATTGATGACGGTGCAAGGTCAGTCGTGGGCGGTAGGTTTGAAGTTTGACCAGTGGACAGTAGGTAAGAGCGGTAGGTTGGAACCGGGTTATGTAGTGTTAACGAAAAACGACCGTCGTTATCCGGACGGTGCACAAGCCATTTTACATGTATCTGCAATGGAATCCATCAATCAAGAAGGGGGAACTGTCCATGTTGCATGA